From the Synchiropus splendidus isolate RoL2022-P1 chromosome 3, RoL_Sspl_1.0, whole genome shotgun sequence genome, the window CATCAACGGTCGATACAGCTGCATCGGTCAGTGCTGACCCGTCATCAGGTTTTCTTTTTCGATTCTCACCAGCTCCCCCTGTCTGTGACTGCAGATAAGGACCCGCGACCCTTCTGCACCCTGAATCCTGCATCACCCAAGTGCCGGTGTAAAGAGGGCAACTGCAAAGGTAACATGTCAGAGATCATGATAATACGGGGAGGGAGGGCctgaaagtgaatgaatgaatgacctgTAGAAGTGAGCATCTGAATGCATGATTTGATTTCATTGTACttatttcattctttttccGTTTTCTTAGCTGTTCCCAAAGTCAATCTGAAGCCCCATCGGCCGAGAAACGCACCCACCACTGTTGCCCCGGCCACCTTGACTacggttgccatgacaacctcTACCCCAGCAGCCCCTGAAACACCTACGACCTCAGTTGTTTCCACTGCGTTACTGACTACGACCACCAAATCCATCCTCACCTCGCCTGATGTTACAACTGCCACCACGCATGATACTATACCATTTACTACACCAGCTCCTGTTACCACGACTACCACACTTACTACAACTTCTCTACCTCTTACCACGACTACTACTCCTGTAACTACCACTACAGGGCCTGCTACTACCTCAGTACCTGTTGCTACCACGACTGCTTTAGTTACTACTAAACCTGTTACTACACTTCCTGCCACGTCACATGTCGTCACCACAGCTTTAACCAGCAGCCCTGCAATGTCCACCACCACCGCCACAGTAACTACATCCACTTACACCTCCATCATCAACACTACACCTGAAGCAACCAACAGGCCTGCTGACACTACGGTTCCGGCGACGACAGGCAGGACATGGATGACCACGCTTGACAACAGGATCAATAAGGAGACCACTCACCGACAGCGAGGCGACGTGCACAGTGAGCACTTGCTCTTCTAGCTGTGCCCTTTGTTTCAATGgcactcattgtttttttccccagttcCTCGTCATGACCTCGAGAACCAGGTGTGGGACTTTGATATCGAACTGGGCAACACGGCAGACGATGCCAGAGACGACCCCGGTGAGTCGACCTGATTCTGTGTTTCTCAAtgtagtgaggcttcatgaaacagtgtctccgTTCTATAATCGTTGGGTTTGAACCACCACTCCAATGATACTGCACAACGTTTTtacaccaagagcgccacctactgagcactgaaaatgaggacactgtttcatgaaacttcatcagcccatcactcgtGTCTAATCCCAAAACTCGATCCCAGATCCCTAAAGATCGAGGAGAAACAACAATTGAAACACATTCTAATATCTGAAACcagaattattcatttcaagttCAGTATGTGCACATGAGCATGAACATCTGGGTGAAAGTGATGAGTGAACTCTTTGCTGCAGAAAATACGAAGAACAATATGTTtatcttttttaattttctgtccatcattgcAACCTCATTTTTTGTCTCCTTTATCATGGATGTTTTAGTTAAGACCACACATTGTctaatgtggtgcacctggaatgaTTGACAGAGCAATCTTCTCTGTGAGAGGATGCTTACGCTCCATTAATCTGCATGCTTCTATAAATCATTTTTCTCAGTAATtaattaatctaaattaatATCTTAAAGTCTCCGCTCTGGATTAATACGTCCATCAGGATTTTTAAGGACCTTAAAAATACTGATTTAATTTTTATATCCGGTAAgggaactaaaaaaaaaaaatattattgaccTGAAATTCCTTCAGAACTGCTTTAAGATTTATTCAAAAGACCTAAAGATGGTTCTGGAAAAGACAGATAAACACATTTCTAGCTAAAGAGAAGGTCGCTAGAAGGAATGCTAAAGGAACACAGATTTGATAAGACTTCCATCTCCAGTAAAAAAGACCCCACAGAATGAGGTGGAAACCTGGGATTGTGTTTCAGGGGCGGGTGGACGTCACTGCTCCTTTAACCGAGGCATCTGCCACTGGATGTCAGACCGAGAAGGAGACTTGTCCTGGGAGACTGTGGACAGCCCTGCAGGTACTTCACATAGAGCAGAAGGCTATCGGTGTCCATCAGCCAGCAGAGGAATCACTGTTTCCTCCCAGGTGGACGGTACCTGTCCGTGCAAGAACTGAAGCCCGGGCAGAGGAGTGTCCGCGGTGCCAGACTGGTGGTTCAGGTGGACCCAGAGTGGCACTCCGGCGAGATGTGCTTCCACTTCTCTCACTGGCTGACCGGGCATCACGTGGGTGTGCTGCAGCTGTTCATGAGAAAACGTGGACCAGACCACAGGTGCTTCATTTGAGAACCCCAATAACTGCGTAGCCTGCATGAGACTAGTGATGGctaaatgaggcttcatggcacaatattgaagggtagatgaggcttcatgaaacagtgtcctgattttcagaggccaccagttggcgctgtctgctctaaaatgtttggacttaaacaacaaattcaataaaacctcatttcccaaccaagagctccatctagtggcctctgaaaattaggacactgtttcatcgaccctgcaatactgtttcatgatacctcatctacccatcactagcaggAACATTGGGCAGTAGTATtcataaaattatatataaaaaacagtAATCATTGAACCTTTTTGTaacaaaattcatttgaataaaaaagcaTTTCAGATTGTAACATCACGAGAAACACTGATGGTCAGTGTTTCTCTAACCTCGAGTACACTTTTGCTATGAATGTCTCACATTTAAATATGACATTTATAGCTCATTAAATAGCTCTAATGGACATAGAATAAGACCAAATGCTTGACGCAGGTATAGCCCCGCCCTCTGGTCCAGGACGGGAGGACACGGCTGGAGACACACGCAGGTGACTGTGGCAGCACAGACAGTGGACAGGGTAAGAAACACACACTCCTCTTGTGGTCAGGAGATTTTTACTcaaagcctgtgtgtgtgtcaaggttCTGATCAAGGCGGAGAGACGAAGAGGACGACGGGGACAAATcgctgttgatgatgtcacactaaATCCCGGCGCttgccgatgacatcacaggaaaaagggacatgtctcgTTCGCAATGCACATCTTGAGTGACTTTGTTCTGGACCTTGGAGGAAGGGATTTCTCGGATCATGACCAACAGCGGGTGAATATGTCGCAACTCGTGGTGGTCAAACATTCACGGAACTCTACTCTGTAAGCTTGTGAAATATTTCCAGCAGTTTCAATATTTAACTTATAAATGGGACATGGCTGGTCATCATCTGCCGCTCACAGGACAAGTGTGGATCATCTGTTACTACAGTTTTCACAAGAGTATTTCACAGCCGTGTTCTTCGCCATGTTCTTGATGTCTTGTTTAAATAGTACGATTGCTCCCACGGGGCGGCACTTTCGAGTATGATTGTAGAGTTTGCCTGCGCAGCTCAGGTCTGTCATCGACAGAGAAGCTGACGTCGACATCATGGTCTGTTTGATTCCTTATTTGAAGATGAAACACTGTTTTGTGACAAATTATAAAGACAGACAGATTAGCTGTAATAACAACCGCCGCAAGCTGACTTTCCTTCTCTGAGAGCTTCGCCAAGGTTCCCTTTAAAAGTTTTAGGGGGAAAATTCTTCAcaagtgcacacactcacacactgctgtttttgtggggacatttcatcgactcctttccccagcctctcaccctaaacctgaccatccaaaacgcatggctcacctcaaccaggactcagGAACCAAagttaaacccaattataatgacccagttattttgatgttttcaccctcaaacttTGTGGGGACCCACATGTAGGTGTGTTTCTaaaaaatggtccccacaagtatagcttaaccaggcacacacacacacacacagagtggtgttttgcagttttgtgaggtttctcattgccataaccctttccccagcctctcaccctaaacataaccatccaaaacacatggctcacctgaaccaggactcaaactttaatttaattcaattataatgacccagttattttgaagttttacttttcaatttgaggcttaaccttgtgtggtctggcaaaatgtccccacaaggaggtgtgtttccaagaattgttcCCCACAAGTAGAGCTATACaaactcacacacgcacagtttTGTCACGCCATCTTTGTGGGGAGCTCTCATTGCCAtacccctttccccagcctctcaccctaaacataaccatccagaacaaagGACGAACCGTAACTatgactctgaatcaaacttaaATTCAGCTACAATATCCCAGCTATTGTTGAAGATTTTTCCCACGAATAGGTCCCCGCAAGGACGTGTGCTTCCGAAAATTGGGCCCCACAGGTATAGCTGTACAAGTTCGCATGCATGTACACAGAAACACACGCTGGGTGGAGCTGCCGGAAACATGATAGTTACTTGACGCTCAACAGATTCCTGAGTTTAtagaaaaacacacatgcaaagaGTGAAACCTGTGATTAACCTTGTTGCCTTATGaccgcacgtgtgtgtgtgtgagagagagtgggcGATGCCCTGTAATTTATAAATCCATTTGTGCCGCAGACTTGCTGTTTGATTCCAACATGACTGATGCCGCCctcagctgtttgatgtgtgagGATTTTCTCATTAAGTCTACATTTGATGAGGCCAACTCAACCAGACTCTGGAGTCGTGAGGATGGTTCCCATCTTAACAACCACAACTGACAAGGATTCAGGGACTTTGATAGCGAGGGTGGCCTCTTCATACGGCTTATTTGTGAGCAACTTCAAACCACTCTTGGTAGCTGTTTCAATTCCTTGAGCTTGTTGAGGTTCTACCCAGCAGAAACCTGCTCCAGCTCAACTGAGGTCGGCTGAGAGACACCGCCTCGGTCTGCAGGACATGCTGAGACCCTACGATGAAATCCCATCACAGCTGCTTGAAATACAATATTGATCCTTACCTCACTACCAAAAGCTTTGAGTCtgtttagctcagctctttcttccccaCAGACGGTCCCTTAAGGTTGTGAAGTCCAAAACTTGGGTTTGGTTTCAAATCTGTATATCAAAATGCTTTAAAAGAGGCGACCCAAATTCAGTGATCAGAAAACGTTAGCGACGCTTGGCTGACCTTCGAAGCATGAGGGCATCCATCTCATTAACTCATTATCCCGACTCCACGTTTGACTGCTCCCCCTCTGAATGAGGAcacccgaaccctaaccctaactctgcaGCTGCGTCACCTGGAGAAGAATCTCATCTCCACCCTGAACCTTGTCTTGGTATAGAAGTGTAGTAAGGTGCTTTCGTGAGAATGACCCACTTGTGTAGTAGAACCCAGATGTGAAGATATTAGTTATGCTGAGGCACGACCTTCTGACTCCAGGGATGAGGGAGGGTTCGAGATGCAGTACAAGCGTCTTTGAGTTGAGACTACTTAACATGGACCTGCCAGgttttgtttctcctcctgcagcttcacaaTAGCTATCTGTCACTCGTGTGTCAGCAGAAGATCCTTTTTAAGTCTAGTTTGTCGTGAGGTCACGACACCCCGGACCGGAATTGTTTGTCCGACACATTCCACAGGTGCTGGATTGAATGGACGTGGGCATGTAACTAAACACCTTCACTTCATTGTTGTGTTCCACAGTTcacttcacaaacattttttctttgaatCAGATACATTATGCTGCGTAACCTTTTTGAAAGAACAGCCTTCCCTCAGGTCGAGTCTGTATTTTACCAATCGTCGCCACTAGAGAGCAGCACAAGCAACCGACGTCAGCCGCTTGAGGAGACAGTGACGGTCTGAAGTGCGCGTCACTGCTGTCCACTCTCGTCACTGACACACGTCCACCTGCTTCTGACCGCTGCATCATGAAGACACATCTCCTTCTGCTCTGGGTAGGAACCATTTATATTCACCGACCGAATTACGAGAGCCGAATGTTGAGCATTTCAAATtatgtttttaattaaattggAAGTAATAAATCAGACTTTTATGTAAAATTATGAATATTTTCCGAAAATAAGTAATAAAATGcttgtttaataataataataataataataataataataataataataataataatatcgtTAATTCATTCCATTGTTTGTGAAAAAAGTTTATGAAAAAAATGCTGTTATAGATTCAATATAATGAACAAAAATTCACTTGAAAATTGCCCTTTCTTATGATAAGAATCCATATGTTCATATATTTGTGTAGCTTAATTGATCAAATTCATTTTGTAATTTCTGATATATTTCATCCAAATGTGGTTTCATAATCATAGTTAGGAAGCATATTAACAAAAGTTAAATACTCGACAGAACTGTCAACTGTCATCCGTGTCTTCAGGTCTGTGTTTTGCGTCCCGGTCCTGCCTGCTGCTGGCACGACTTGGACAACAGCGAGTACGACTGCTGGCCTCTGGACGGACCGAATGAAAATAACATGATCgactgtggaggtggaggaagttTTGTTCCTCTGACACTTGATTCCAGGACGTTATAGAAAGATAGCTTGTACTTTGATGGTGTAATAAATCAGACAAAAATCGAAACACTCATCAGATCACATATTGAGAGTGAAACTAAGTCAAACACCCTGAAAGTGTAGATGCTTCGAGCTTTGTTAAAACCATCTGAAGTCATGAAATGAGTAATGCTAtcgatgataaatgatattcctctgtGTCAGGAGTCTCAAACTTTATTGTGGTTGTGGACAGTTTAGGCTATTTTTGTCCCCCATCTTAGCCTTAGATTTCAGTATCGTCCCATTTGCATGGACTtttgatgtaaaaaaataataataataaaaataaaaacatgtatataACACTATAATGAATAAGTAGTAACAGTAGAATATTTGGACGACAAAAACAGCCTTTGAGGATGgacaaaaaacacattgtaaATGAAATAAACCAATGGAATTACCAATGGAATGCACACATAAATTGGGGAAAAAGAAAACGAGTTGAGCTCATCCAAGATTTAACAAAAATCCGCTCTTTCTAATCTTTGAAATTCATCTCCAAGtttgtcataaa encodes:
- the LOC128755859 gene encoding nephronectin-like, producing MMMTYITLLLLWLCVRSEGRQVERNRADRLLLSEGLCRYGNSLECCWGWTQTAWGQCRPHCQQGCKHGECVAPDRCKCHPGFTGKACNQDLNECGLKPRPCKHRCMNTLGSYKCYCPDGFKMEPDGSCRNARTCFDANCQYGCEVVKGAVRCTCPSPGLRLGPDRRTCVDIDECMLGGAVCPRRRKCINTFGSFLCKCHLGFKLIYINGRYSCIDKDPRPFCTLNPASPKCRCKEGNCKAVPKVNLKPHRPRNAPTTVAPATLTTVAMTTSTPAAPETPTTSVVSTALLTTTTKSILTSPDVTTATTHDTIPFTTPAPVTTTTTLTTTSLPLTTTTTPVTTTTGPATTSVPVATTTALVTTKPVTTLPATSHVVTTALTSSPAMSTTTATVTTSTYTSIINTTPEATNRPADTTVPATTGRTWMTTLDNRINKETTHRQRGDVHIPRHDLENQVWDFDIELGNTADDARDDPGAGGRHCSFNRGICHWMSDREGDLSWETVDSPAGGRYLSVQELKPGQRSVRGARLVVQVDPEWHSGEMCFHFSHWLTGHHVGVLQLFMRKRGPDHRYSPALWSRTGGHGWRHTQVTVAAQTVDRVLIKAERRRGRRGQIAVDDVTLNPGACR